The Thiogranum longum genome includes a region encoding these proteins:
- a CDS encoding GNAT family N-acetyltransferase, with protein sequence MAAGNRCYAALCNGEIASVSWIAEKQGYLEMIGYRFPLESDEIYMFDSFTAKRYRGKRLVPALYSRLTEHYRAGGYRTVITLIVPENKSNITSRTRSGFKQTGSVTQLKLGSFCWYRFHGECRPQVPGLDKQ encoded by the coding sequence CTGGCAGCAGGCAACAGATGCTACGCAGCCCTGTGTAATGGTGAAATCGCGTCTGTCAGCTGGATCGCTGAAAAACAGGGGTATCTGGAGATGATCGGGTACCGGTTCCCCCTGGAGTCGGATGAAATTTATATGTTCGATTCGTTCACAGCGAAAAGATATCGCGGAAAACGGCTTGTTCCAGCACTATACTCAAGGTTAACCGAGCATTACAGGGCGGGTGGCTACCGGACCGTCATCACGTTGATCGTTCCAGAAAACAAGTCAAATATCACATCGCGAACACGTTCGGGTTTCAAACAGACAGGCAGTGTGACACAGCTCAAGCTGGGGTCCTTCTGCTGGTACCGCTTCCACGGCGAGTGCAGACCGCAAGTCCCTGGACTGGACAAGCAGTGA